The Aliiroseovarius pelagivivens genome contains a region encoding:
- the rsgA gene encoding ribosome small subunit-dependent GTPase A encodes MTLTLMDLGWSASFEQARAEHPDTLTPYRLTEIHRAQMIALGEDGVVTLTTPKFSAGELAVGDWVLADPEFRIQHILDRRSLLQRRGAGTDAHVQLIAANVDTLFIVTSCNDDFNIARLERFLALAHEAGCYPVLVLTKADLCDDPREYERVAQVLDPMLTILTVNACDPESAAEVAAWCKAPQTAAFIGSSGVGKTTLTNALTGGDAATGAIREDDARGRHVTTARSMRPMLQGGWIIDMPGMRALRLIDTREGIDNVFDDLAELEAQCRFTDCAHETEPGCAVQAAIAAGDLDLERLDRWLKLRKGEKKNSETVAQSRSREKKFSKMVKGVTKGAKHRKGR; translated from the coding sequence ATGACATTGACACTTATGGACCTTGGATGGTCCGCTTCCTTCGAACAGGCGCGCGCCGAACATCCGGACACGCTGACCCCTTATCGACTGACCGAAATCCACCGTGCGCAGATGATTGCGCTGGGCGAAGACGGCGTTGTTACCCTGACCACGCCGAAGTTTTCGGCGGGCGAACTGGCCGTTGGCGACTGGGTTCTGGCCGACCCCGAGTTTCGCATCCAACACATCCTTGACCGTCGGTCGCTGCTTCAGCGCCGTGGCGCGGGCACCGATGCCCATGTGCAGTTGATCGCGGCGAATGTAGACACTCTGTTCATCGTCACCTCGTGCAACGATGATTTCAACATTGCGCGGCTGGAACGGTTTTTGGCTTTGGCGCACGAGGCCGGGTGCTATCCGGTTCTGGTGCTGACCAAAGCGGATTTGTGCGATGATCCCCGCGAATACGAGCGCGTGGCACAGGTGCTGGATCCAATGCTGACCATTCTGACGGTAAACGCATGCGACCCTGAAAGTGCGGCCGAAGTGGCGGCGTGGTGCAAAGCGCCACAAACCGCTGCCTTTATTGGATCGTCCGGCGTGGGAAAGACCACGCTGACCAACGCGCTGACAGGTGGGGATGCCGCCACCGGCGCTATCCGCGAAGATGATGCCAGGGGGCGCCACGTGACCACGGCGCGCTCCATGCGACCCATGTTGCAGGGCGGGTGGATCATCGACATGCCCGGCATGCGCGCCTTGCGTCTGATCGACACGCGCGAGGGCATCGACAACGTGTTCGATGACTTGGCCGAATTGGAAGCCCAGTGCCGCTTTACAGACTGCGCGCATGAGACCGAGCCGGGCTGTGCCGTTCAGGCCGCAATTGCGGCGGGGGATCTGGATTTGGAACGTTTGGACCGCTGGCTGAAGCTGCGCAAGGGCGAGAAGAAGAACTCGGAAACCGTGGCGCAGTCGCGGTCGCGAGAAAAGAAGTTCTCGAAGATGGTGAAGGGCGTGACCAAGGGTGCGAAGCATCGCAAAGGTCGGTAG